A genomic region of Bradyrhizobium sp. ORS 278 contains the following coding sequences:
- a CDS encoding ABC transporter ATP-binding protein produces MGRITLEGVQKSFGPVHIIKGADLDIPDGAFVVFVGPSGCGKTTLLRLIAGLEDVSGGRILIDGNNVVDVPPAKRGLSMVFQSYALYPHMSVRGNIAFGLKMAGLPKAEINQKVEAAAATLNLTPYLDRKPRELSGGQRQRVAIGRAIVREPKAFLFDEPLSNLDAALRVQMRLEVTRLQKQLGTTAIYVTHDQVEAMTMADKIVVLNAGRIEQYGSPIELYQRPANLFVAGFIGSPKMNFIVGEEAARRGATTIGVRPEHIGIVDDGGDGWRGKVLIAEHLGSDTFLYVDTGALGTLTVRCVGEKRLSAGDAVTLRPEPNRIYRFDESGHSIFT; encoded by the coding sequence ATGGGACGGATCACGCTGGAAGGTGTGCAGAAATCGTTCGGGCCGGTGCACATCATCAAGGGTGCCGATCTCGACATTCCCGACGGCGCCTTCGTGGTGTTCGTCGGCCCGTCCGGCTGCGGCAAGACCACCTTGCTGCGGCTGATCGCGGGGCTGGAGGATGTCTCGGGCGGACGGATCCTGATCGACGGCAACAACGTCGTCGACGTGCCGCCGGCCAAGCGCGGCCTGTCGATGGTGTTCCAGTCCTATGCGCTCTATCCACATATGAGCGTGCGCGGCAACATTGCCTTCGGCCTGAAGATGGCCGGGCTGCCGAAGGCCGAGATCAACCAGAAGGTCGAGGCCGCCGCGGCGACGTTGAACCTCACGCCCTATCTCGACCGCAAGCCGCGCGAGCTGTCCGGCGGCCAGCGCCAGCGTGTCGCGATCGGCCGCGCCATCGTGCGCGAGCCCAAGGCGTTCCTGTTCGACGAGCCGCTGTCCAATCTCGATGCTGCTTTGCGCGTGCAGATGCGGCTCGAGGTGACGCGGCTGCAGAAGCAGCTCGGCACCACCGCGATCTATGTGACGCACGACCAGGTCGAGGCCATGACCATGGCCGACAAGATCGTGGTGCTGAACGCCGGCCGCATCGAGCAGTACGGCTCGCCGATCGAATTGTATCAGCGCCCGGCCAACCTGTTCGTCGCCGGCTTCATCGGCTCGCCGAAGATGAACTTCATCGTCGGCGAGGAAGCCGCGCGGCGCGGCGCCACCACGATCGGCGTGCGGCCGGAGCATATCGGCATCGTCGATGATGGCGGCGATGGCTGGCGCGGCAAGGTGCTGATCGCCGAGCATCTCGGCAGCGACACTTTTCTTTACGTCGACACCGGCGCGCTGGGAACGCTCACGGTGCGCTGCGTCGGCGAGAAGCGGCTCAGCGCCGGCGATGCCGTGACGCTGCGGCCCGAGCCGAACCGCATCTACCGCTTCGACGAGAGCGGCCATTCCATCTTCACATGA
- a CDS encoding sugar-binding transcriptional regulator — translation MAGSDSDKSRLDDAARAGWLYFIAGHTQDEIARMLQVSRASAQRLVSLCLAERLITFRLEHPIASCMALAAQLKERFALVHCEVVPTDPAAPTGAAGIAERSANLLETTLRAETPVIIALGTGRAVRAAVERVSPIDRPEHQIVSLVGNILADGSASFFDTVGRLADRTGARHYPMPLPFLMGSEDERDRMVRLDAIAKVKAVADKADLKLVGIGQMDQKAQMHIDGFVTRDELTEMMRLGAIGEITGWAYDAKGRIIDAGINRRLTSIPPDVPARAMTIAAALGPAKITAIRAALTGRLINGLITDEATARAILA, via the coding sequence ATGGCGGGCAGCGACAGCGACAAATCACGGCTCGACGACGCCGCCCGCGCCGGCTGGCTGTATTTCATCGCCGGCCATACCCAGGACGAGATCGCTCGGATGCTGCAGGTCTCGCGCGCCTCGGCGCAGCGGCTGGTGTCGCTGTGCCTTGCCGAGCGGCTGATCACCTTCCGGCTCGAGCACCCGATCGCCTCCTGCATGGCACTGGCCGCACAGTTGAAGGAGCGCTTCGCGCTGGTGCATTGCGAGGTGGTGCCGACCGATCCGGCTGCGCCCACGGGCGCCGCCGGCATTGCCGAGCGCTCCGCCAACCTGCTGGAGACGACGCTGCGCGCCGAGACGCCGGTTATCATCGCGCTGGGCACCGGCCGTGCGGTCCGCGCCGCGGTCGAGCGCGTGTCGCCGATCGACCGGCCCGAGCATCAGATCGTGTCGCTGGTCGGCAACATCCTGGCCGACGGCTCTGCGAGCTTCTTCGACACGGTGGGCCGGCTGGCCGACCGCACCGGCGCCCGGCATTACCCGATGCCGCTGCCGTTTTTGATGGGCAGCGAGGACGAGCGCGACCGCATGGTCAGGCTCGACGCGATCGCCAAGGTGAAGGCGGTCGCCGACAAGGCCGACCTCAAGCTGGTCGGCATCGGCCAGATGGACCAGAAGGCGCAGATGCATATCGACGGCTTCGTCACCCGCGACGAACTCACCGAGATGATGCGGCTGGGCGCCATTGGCGAGATCACCGGCTGGGCCTATGACGCCAAGGGGCGGATCATCGACGCCGGCATCAACCGTCGCCTGACCAGCATTCCGCCCGACGTGCCGGCGCGCGCGATGACCATCGCGGCGGCGCTGGGACCGGCGAAGATCACGGCCATCCGCGCCGCGCTGACCGGGCGGCTGATCAACGGCCTGATCACCGATGAGGCGACCGCGCGCGCCATCCTGGCTTGA
- a CDS encoding FGGY-family carbohydrate kinase encodes MGQAFIGVDVGTSSTRAGIFDENGRLLAAARHPIQTWHEAGDVVEQSSDNIWRACCAAVKAALSEAAISPELIKGIGFDATCSLVVLDPRGAPVTVSGSGDAARNVIVWMDHRALAEARDINATGDDVLRYVGGSISPEMEMPKLLWLKRHLRTSFDAAGHFFDLADFLTWRATGSLARSMCTVTCKWNYLAHETRWSADYIRRIGLEDFVSEDYARIGTKIVAPGTSLGHGLSAQAAGELALVAGTPVGAALIDAHAGGIGAIGGRAADSGEVDVCDRLAYIMGTSACIMATTRAPSFVPGVWGPYYQGMVPGFWLNEGGQSAAGAAIDHLLRSHPAVAEATAAARAEGLDLISFLEKRIMARTPSVGAAALLAREVHILPEFLGNRSPYADPASRAVIAGLDLDADIGAMERLFVAGLCGLAYGLADVIDAFAANGVTSRTLVMAGGASRSPLVRQIMADTTGLTVALPGTQEPVLLGAAMLGAVASGVFRSIGETMASMSTLGRLSEPTEPGVADFHLRKRRIHGMLRTLDRDSRSVMHGAG; translated from the coding sequence ATGGGCCAGGCTTTTATCGGTGTCGATGTCGGCACGTCCAGCACGCGCGCCGGAATTTTCGACGAGAACGGCCGCCTGCTCGCTGCGGCGCGGCACCCGATCCAGACCTGGCATGAGGCCGGGGACGTCGTCGAGCAGTCGTCGGATAATATCTGGCGAGCCTGCTGCGCCGCGGTCAAAGCCGCGCTGTCGGAGGCCGCCATTTCGCCGGAGCTGATCAAGGGGATCGGCTTCGACGCGACCTGTTCGCTGGTGGTGCTCGACCCGCGCGGCGCGCCGGTCACGGTGAGCGGCTCCGGCGACGCGGCGCGCAACGTCATCGTCTGGATGGATCACCGCGCGCTCGCCGAGGCGCGCGACATCAACGCGACCGGAGACGACGTGCTGCGCTATGTCGGCGGCTCGATCTCGCCGGAGATGGAGATGCCGAAGCTGCTCTGGCTGAAGCGACACCTCCGAACGAGCTTCGACGCGGCCGGGCACTTCTTCGATCTCGCCGATTTCCTCACCTGGCGCGCCACCGGCTCATTGGCACGCTCGATGTGCACCGTCACCTGCAAGTGGAATTACCTCGCGCATGAGACGCGCTGGAGCGCGGACTACATCCGCCGCATCGGGCTGGAGGACTTCGTCAGCGAGGACTACGCCCGCATTGGCACCAAGATCGTCGCGCCCGGCACGTCGCTCGGCCACGGGTTGTCGGCGCAGGCGGCGGGTGAGCTTGCTCTTGTGGCAGGAACGCCGGTCGGCGCGGCGCTGATCGATGCCCATGCCGGCGGCATCGGCGCGATCGGCGGCCGCGCGGCTGACAGCGGCGAGGTCGATGTCTGCGATCGGCTCGCCTACATCATGGGGACCTCGGCCTGCATCATGGCGACCACGCGAGCGCCGTCCTTCGTACCCGGCGTGTGGGGTCCGTATTATCAGGGCATGGTTCCTGGGTTCTGGCTCAACGAGGGCGGGCAGTCCGCCGCGGGCGCCGCGATCGATCATCTGCTGCGCTCACATCCGGCCGTGGCCGAGGCGACCGCCGCGGCACGCGCGGAAGGGCTCGATCTGATCAGCTTCCTCGAAAAGCGGATCATGGCGCGAACGCCGAGCGTCGGTGCGGCAGCGCTGCTCGCGCGTGAGGTGCACATCCTACCCGAGTTTCTCGGCAACCGGTCGCCCTATGCCGATCCGGCCTCGCGCGCCGTCATCGCCGGCCTCGATCTCGATGCCGATATCGGTGCGATGGAGCGGCTGTTCGTCGCAGGGCTGTGTGGTCTGGCTTACGGCCTCGCGGACGTGATCGACGCCTTCGCCGCCAATGGCGTCACCAGCCGTACGCTGGTGATGGCGGGCGGTGCATCACGGAGCCCGCTGGTGCGTCAGATCATGGCGGACACAACCGGCCTGACCGTGGCTCTGCCGGGCACCCAGGAGCCGGTGCTGCTCGGCGCAGCCATGCTCGGCGCCGTGGCCAGCGGCGTCTTCCGCTCGATCGGCGAGACGATGGCGTCGATGTCGACGCTCGGCCGTCTCAGCGAGCCGACCGAGCCTGGGGTCGCCGACTTCCATCTCCGCAAGCGCCGCATCCACGGCATGCTACGGACGCTTGATCGCGACAGCCGTTCCGTGATGCATGGGGCCGGGTGA
- the glgC gene encoding glucose-1-phosphate adenylyltransferase produces MAPAARTEPLSRHALAFVLAGGRGSRLLELTDRRAKPAVYFGGKSRIIDFALSNAVNSGIRRIAVATQYKAHSLIRHLQMGWNFFRPERNESFDILPASQRVSETMWYVGTADAVYQNIDIIETYNTKYIVVLAGDHIYKMDYELMLQQHVDQRADVTVGCLEMPREESSGFGIMHVNDDDTIRDFIEKPADPPPMPGKPDKSLASMGIYVFDSKFLYDELKRDAADPNSNHDFGRDIIPYIVKNGRAVAHQFSRSCVRAASDQGSYWRDVGTVDAYWAANLDLTDVVPELDLYDRSWPIWTYSEITPPAKFVHDTDGRRGEATCSLVSGGCIVSGAQVQRSLLFTGAHLHSYAKLQNAVLLPYVNVARHARLTNVVVDRGVQIPEGLVVGEDPEFDAKRFRTTENGVTLITQPMIDGLNS; encoded by the coding sequence ATGGCACCCGCCGCAAGGACCGAGCCGCTGTCCCGTCATGCGCTGGCCTTCGTTCTGGCCGGCGGACGCGGCAGCCGCCTGTTGGAGCTGACCGACCGGCGCGCCAAACCCGCCGTCTATTTCGGCGGCAAGTCGCGCATCATCGATTTCGCGCTGTCGAACGCCGTCAATTCCGGCATCCGTCGCATCGCGGTGGCCACGCAGTACAAGGCGCACAGCCTGATCCGCCATCTGCAGATGGGCTGGAACTTCTTCCGCCCCGAGCGCAACGAGAGCTTCGACATCCTGCCGGCCAGCCAGCGCGTCTCCGAGACGATGTGGTACGTCGGAACGGCCGACGCGGTGTACCAGAACATCGACATCATCGAGACCTACAACACCAAATACATCGTCGTGCTGGCCGGCGACCACATCTACAAGATGGATTACGAGCTGATGCTGCAGCAGCATGTCGACCAGCGGGCCGACGTCACCGTCGGCTGCCTGGAGATGCCGCGGGAGGAATCCTCGGGCTTCGGCATCATGCACGTCAACGATGACGACACGATCCGCGACTTTATCGAGAAGCCGGCAGATCCGCCGCCGATGCCGGGCAAGCCCGACAAGTCGCTCGCCAGCATGGGCATCTATGTGTTCGATTCCAAGTTCCTCTATGACGAGCTGAAGCGCGACGCGGCCGATCCGAACTCGAACCATGATTTCGGCCGCGACATCATCCCCTACATTGTCAAGAACGGCCGCGCGGTGGCGCATCAGTTCAGCCGCTCCTGCGTCCGCGCCGCCTCCGATCAGGGCAGCTATTGGCGCGACGTCGGCACGGTCGACGCCTATTGGGCCGCCAATCTCGACCTCACCGACGTGGTGCCCGAGCTCGATCTCTACGATCGCTCCTGGCCGATCTGGACCTATTCCGAGATCACGCCGCCGGCCAAGTTCGTGCACGACACCGACGGCCGCCGCGGCGAGGCGACCTGCTCGCTGGTCTCGGGCGGCTGCATCGTGTCGGGCGCCCAGGTGCAGCGCTCGCTGCTGTTCACCGGGGCGCATCTGCATTCCTATGCCAAGCTGCAGAACGCCGTGCTGCTGCCTTACGTCAACGTCGCACGCCACGCCCGGCTGACCAACGTGGTCGTCGATCGCGGCGTGCAGATTCCGGAAGGGCTCGTCGTCGGCGAGGATCCGGAGTTCGACGCCAAGCGCTTCAGGACGACGGAGAACGGCGTCACCCTGATCACCCAGCCGATGATCGACGGGCTCAATTCATGA
- a CDS encoding sugar ABC transporter substrate-binding protein, with protein MGAAALLTTMPALAETTLTIATVNNGDMIRMQGLTGEFTKANPDIQVKWVTLEENVLRQRVTTDIATKGGQFDILTIGTYEVPIWAKKNWLVPLDKLGADYDANDILPKIKDAVSVDGKLYAAPFYGESSMVMYRTDLFDKAGLKMPESPTWDFVIDAAKKLTDKQAGTFGICLRGKAGWGENMAFLTAMSNSFGARWFDEKWQPQFNTPEWKKTLSTYVDLMKEAGPPGASSNGFNENLALFNAGKCAMWIDATVAASFVTNPKESKVADKVGFALAPNTGLGKNANWLWAWNLAIPAGSKKTDAAEKFIAWATSKDYTKLVASKEGWANVPPGTRTSLYKNEDYLKVAPFAKITLASIDAADPSHPTVKPVPYVGVQYAAIPEFQGIGTAVGQQFSAALAGSMTVDAALSAAQSATEREMKRAGYIK; from the coding sequence ATGGGCGCCGCCGCGCTGCTGACCACTATGCCCGCATTGGCCGAGACGACCCTGACCATCGCCACCGTCAACAATGGCGACATGATCCGGATGCAGGGCCTGACGGGCGAATTCACCAAGGCCAATCCCGACATCCAGGTGAAATGGGTGACCCTGGAAGAGAACGTGCTGCGCCAGCGCGTCACCACCGACATCGCCACCAAGGGCGGCCAGTTCGACATCCTCACCATCGGCACCTACGAAGTGCCGATCTGGGCCAAGAAGAACTGGCTGGTGCCGCTCGACAAGCTCGGCGCCGACTACGATGCGAACGACATCCTGCCGAAGATTAAGGACGCGGTGTCCGTCGACGGCAAGCTCTACGCCGCGCCATTCTACGGCGAGAGCTCGATGGTGATGTACCGCACCGATCTGTTCGACAAGGCCGGGCTGAAGATGCCGGAGAGCCCGACCTGGGACTTCGTCATCGACGCCGCCAAGAAGCTGACCGACAAGCAGGCCGGCACGTTCGGCATCTGCCTGCGCGGCAAGGCCGGCTGGGGCGAGAACATGGCGTTCCTGACCGCGATGTCGAACTCGTTCGGCGCGCGCTGGTTCGACGAGAAATGGCAGCCGCAGTTCAACACGCCGGAATGGAAGAAGACGCTGTCGACCTATGTCGACCTGATGAAGGAGGCCGGCCCTCCTGGCGCCAGCTCCAACGGCTTCAACGAGAACCTCGCGCTGTTCAACGCAGGCAAATGCGCGATGTGGATCGACGCCACGGTCGCGGCCTCGTTCGTGACCAATCCGAAGGAGTCCAAGGTCGCCGACAAGGTCGGCTTCGCGCTGGCGCCGAACACCGGCCTCGGCAAGAACGCCAACTGGCTTTGGGCCTGGAATCTCGCGATTCCCGCCGGCTCGAAGAAGACGGACGCAGCCGAGAAGTTCATCGCCTGGGCGACCAGCAAGGACTACACCAAGCTCGTCGCCTCGAAGGAGGGCTGGGCCAATGTGCCGCCGGGCACCCGCACCTCGCTGTACAAGAACGAGGACTATCTGAAGGTCGCGCCGTTCGCGAAGATCACGCTCGCCTCGATCGACGCGGCTGATCCGAGCCATCCGACGGTGAAGCCGGTGCCCTATGTCGGCGTGCAATACGCCGCCATTCCGGAATTCCAGGGCATCGGCACCGCGGTCGGTCAGCAGTTCTCCGCCGCGCTTGCGGGATCGATGACCGTCGATGCGGCGCTGAGCGCGGCGCAGTCCGCCACCGAACGCGAGATGAAGCGCGCCGGCTACATCAAGTAA
- the glgA gene encoding glycogen synthase GlgA, translating to MTPLRVLSVASEVYPIIKTGGLADVAGALPWALMAEDVEVRTLIPGYPAVMKALEHASEISSLPNFFGGNARLLGGSHGALDLFVLDAPHLYDREGNPYLGPDGKDWPDNPFRFAALARAASYIGLGAVASFVPDIVHGHDWQAGLIPAYLLYSHRPHPGTVMTVHNLAFQGRFPRHFLPPLGLPPESFSIYGLEYYGDISFLKAGLQFADKITTVSPTYAREIQSDEHGMGLGGLLRQRSSDLVGILNGIDTTVWDPASDSAIPSHFGIEKLEARAPNKAALQTRMGLQASPETFLLGVVSRLTSQKGLDLLLSCLPTLTSAGIQLALLGDGEAELRDAFRAAAAHHPGQIGVFIGYDEDLAHLIQAGCDALVVPSRFEPCGLTQLCALRYGALPIVTAVGGLADTVIDETEAGVAATGFKCGAVTAEALDQTLRRAAAAFYAARSNASNWTRMQLNAMLTDVSWRHRAGRYAELYRQIVAQRRPAG from the coding sequence ATGACGCCATTGCGCGTTCTGTCGGTCGCCTCCGAGGTCTATCCCATCATCAAGACCGGCGGTCTCGCCGACGTCGCCGGTGCGCTGCCCTGGGCGCTGATGGCGGAGGACGTCGAGGTCCGCACCTTGATCCCCGGCTATCCCGCCGTGATGAAGGCGCTGGAGCACGCCAGCGAGATCAGCTCGCTGCCGAACTTCTTCGGCGGCAATGCCCGGCTGCTCGGCGGCAGTCATGGCGCGCTCGACCTGTTCGTGCTCGATGCGCCGCATTTGTATGATCGCGAGGGCAACCCGTATCTCGGTCCGGACGGCAAGGATTGGCCTGACAACCCGTTCCGCTTCGCCGCACTCGCGCGCGCGGCGTCCTATATCGGCCTCGGCGCAGTCGCGAGCTTCGTGCCCGATATCGTCCACGGCCACGACTGGCAGGCCGGACTCATCCCGGCCTATCTGCTCTACAGCCATCGGCCGCATCCCGGCACGGTCATGACCGTGCACAATCTGGCGTTCCAGGGCCGCTTTCCGCGTCACTTCCTGCCGCCGCTCGGCCTGCCGCCGGAATCCTTCTCGATCTACGGGCTCGAATATTACGGCGACATCAGCTTCCTGAAAGCGGGGCTGCAATTCGCCGACAAGATCACGACGGTGTCGCCGACCTATGCGCGCGAGATCCAGAGCGACGAGCACGGCATGGGCCTCGGCGGCCTGCTGCGCCAGCGCTCGTCCGATCTCGTCGGCATCCTCAATGGCATCGATACGACGGTGTGGGATCCTGCCAGCGATTCCGCGATCCCCTCGCATTTCGGCATCGAAAAGCTCGAGGCGCGCGCGCCGAACAAGGCCGCGCTGCAGACGCGCATGGGCCTGCAGGCCTCGCCGGAGACCTTCCTGCTCGGCGTCGTCAGCCGGCTGACCTCGCAGAAGGGACTCGACCTGCTGCTGTCGTGCCTGCCGACCTTGACCAGTGCCGGTATCCAGCTGGCGCTGCTCGGCGACGGCGAGGCCGAGCTGCGTGACGCGTTCCGCGCCGCCGCCGCGCACCATCCCGGACAGATCGGCGTGTTCATCGGCTATGACGAAGATCTCGCGCATCTGATCCAGGCCGGCTGCGACGCGCTGGTCGTGCCGTCGCGGTTCGAGCCGTGCGGGCTGACGCAGCTCTGCGCGCTGCGCTACGGCGCGCTGCCGATCGTCACCGCCGTCGGCGGCCTTGCCGACACCGTGATCGACGAGACCGAGGCCGGCGTGGCCGCGACCGGCTTCAAATGCGGAGCTGTGACAGCCGAGGCGCTCGACCAGACCTTGCGCCGCGCCGCCGCCGCGTTCTACGCCGCCCGCAGCAACGCCTCGAACTGGACCCGCATGCAGCTCAACGCGATGCTGACCGACGTGTCATGGCGGCACCGCGCGGGGCGTTATGCCGAGCTGTACCGCCAGATCGTCGCGCAGCGCCGCCCGGCGGGGTGA
- a CDS encoding flagellar basal body rod protein FlgC — translation MSPIASNAVSGMNAAARRLEVSASNVANARSTGALPDTNGNVPAGAPKAYDPLELVQSDVAGGGTQTTIAKAGNGTSASYDPTAPFANKEGLVAAPRVDLAQEMISQLVAKYSFAANARVLKASDEMSRIVIDMKV, via the coding sequence ATGAGCCCCATCGCCTCCAACGCAGTCTCCGGGATGAACGCGGCCGCGCGCCGCCTCGAAGTGTCGGCGTCGAACGTCGCCAATGCCAGGAGCACGGGCGCGCTGCCGGATACGAACGGCAATGTGCCGGCGGGCGCGCCGAAGGCCTATGATCCGCTCGAACTGGTGCAGAGCGACGTCGCGGGCGGCGGCACGCAGACGACGATCGCCAAGGCCGGCAATGGCACCTCGGCGAGCTACGACCCCACGGCGCCGTTCGCCAACAAGGAAGGCCTCGTCGCCGCGCCTCGGGTCGACCTGGCGCAAGAGATGATCAGCCAGCTCGTCGCCAAATACAGCTTCGCCGCCAATGCGCGCGTGCTCAAGGCCAGCGACGAGATGAGTCGGATCGTGATCGACATGAAGGTCTGA
- a CDS encoding SDR family NAD(P)-dependent oxidoreductase produces MYLEKFKLNGKTALITGGAQGIGLACVEALAEAGAHVVIADRDAKAAADAQVAMKAKGFTTETALMDVTDSAQVTQIADDLVARHGKVDILVNNAGIARSETPAETVTDEHWLNVLDVNLNGTFWCCRAFGKHMLAAKSGTIVNIGSMSGFIVNKPQEQSFYNASKAAVHHLTKSLAAEWGARGIRVNAVAPTYIETPLNAFVKSNPRMYDAWIGGTPMARMGQVEEIASVVLFLASEAASLMTGSVVVVDGGYTCW; encoded by the coding sequence ATGTATCTGGAAAAATTCAAGCTGAACGGCAAGACGGCGCTGATCACCGGCGGCGCGCAGGGCATCGGCCTTGCCTGTGTCGAGGCGCTGGCGGAGGCGGGCGCGCATGTGGTGATCGCCGATCGCGACGCCAAGGCGGCGGCGGACGCGCAGGTCGCGATGAAGGCTAAGGGCTTCACCACCGAGACCGCGCTGATGGACGTCACCGATTCGGCGCAGGTGACGCAGATCGCCGACGATCTCGTCGCACGGCACGGCAAGGTCGACATCCTCGTCAACAATGCCGGCATCGCCCGCAGCGAGACACCGGCCGAGACGGTCACCGACGAGCACTGGCTCAATGTGCTCGACGTCAATCTCAACGGCACCTTCTGGTGCTGCCGCGCCTTCGGCAAGCATATGCTGGCGGCCAAGAGCGGCACCATCGTCAACATCGGTTCGATGTCGGGCTTCATCGTCAACAAGCCGCAGGAGCAGTCGTTCTACAATGCCTCCAAGGCCGCGGTGCACCATCTGACCAAGTCGCTGGCCGCCGAATGGGGCGCGCGCGGCATCCGCGTCAACGCGGTCGCGCCGACCTATATCGAAACGCCGCTGAATGCCTTCGTGAAGAGCAACCCGCGGATGTACGACGCCTGGATCGGCGGAACCCCGATGGCGCGGATGGGGCAGGTCGAGGAGATCGCCTCCGTCGTGCTGTTCCTGGCTTCGGAGGCGGCAAGTTTGATGACCGGCAGCGTCGTCGTTGTCGATGGCGGCTACACTTGCTGGTAA
- a CDS encoding carbohydrate ABC transporter permease → MATRQTQLLARALMSPAVMLLFVWMIVPLALTIYFSTLHYSLLDPGSESFVGLENFEYFLTDPAFLASLQNTLVLVGSVLLLTIGLGIPLAILLDQPVIGRNFIRLMVIAPFFVMPTVSALVWKNLLMHPVSGLFAWIATSLGFTPIDWFTDAPLLAVIFIVAWQWLPFATLILLTALQSLDEEQKEAAEMDGASALSRFIYLTLPHLARPITVVILIETIFLLTVFAEIFVTTGGGPGLQTTNIAFLVYSQALIQFDVGTASAGGLVAVVIANIVAFFLVRIVGRNLEA, encoded by the coding sequence ATGGCCACCCGACAAACTCAACTGCTCGCCCGGGCGCTGATGTCGCCGGCCGTCATGCTGCTGTTCGTGTGGATGATCGTGCCGCTGGCGCTGACAATCTACTTCTCGACGCTGCATTACAGCCTGCTCGATCCAGGCTCCGAGAGCTTCGTCGGCCTGGAGAATTTCGAGTACTTCCTCACCGATCCCGCCTTCCTGGCCTCGCTGCAGAACACTCTGGTCCTCGTTGGCTCCGTTCTGCTGCTCACCATCGGGCTCGGTATTCCCCTCGCCATATTGCTCGACCAGCCCGTCATCGGTCGCAACTTCATCCGGCTCATGGTGATCGCGCCGTTCTTCGTGATGCCGACGGTGAGCGCGCTGGTGTGGAAGAACCTCTTGATGCATCCGGTGTCCGGCCTGTTCGCGTGGATCGCGACCTCGCTGGGCTTCACCCCGATCGACTGGTTCACCGATGCGCCGCTGCTCGCGGTGATCTTCATCGTCGCCTGGCAATGGCTGCCGTTCGCAACGCTCATTCTGCTCACCGCGCTGCAGTCGCTCGACGAGGAGCAGAAGGAGGCCGCCGAGATGGATGGCGCCAGCGCGCTGTCGCGCTTCATCTACCTGACCTTGCCGCATCTGGCGCGGCCGATCACAGTGGTGATCCTGATCGAGACGATCTTCCTGCTCACCGTGTTCGCCGAGATCTTCGTCACCACCGGCGGCGGGCCCGGCTTGCAGACCACCAACATCGCCTTCCTGGTCTATTCGCAGGCGCTGATCCAGTTCGACGTCGGCACCGCCTCGGCCGGCGGCCTGGTCGCGGTGGTCATCGCCAACATCGTCGCCTTCTTCCTGGTCCGCATCGTCGGCCGCAATCTGGAGGCCTGA
- a CDS encoding carbohydrate kinase, whose amino-acid sequence MILSCGDALIDFVPAKLADGRDVLRPVVGGSCLNVAVGLARLGAPTGFIGGISTDLFGTMIAAHAQASDVDLGYATRSPDQTTLAFVRHVGSEAQYAFYDAETAARKWSFRPGSIPFAAIDAIHVGSTTLIHYQGARETRAMIAASDGAVTISFDPNCRPNLVTDKAAYVSDMDAFAARADLIKMSDVDFDYLHGHDDYPARAAALLARGTSLVVVTRGPKGALGWHAQAGAVEVAVPNVDVVDTIGAGDTFQAGMLFALRKLGRIGRDGLKRLSAAELRKVLAFAAACAAITCTREGADPPRWAEMAATWDRLG is encoded by the coding sequence ATGATCCTGAGCTGCGGCGATGCTTTGATCGATTTCGTCCCGGCCAAACTGGCCGACGGACGTGACGTGCTGCGGCCGGTCGTCGGCGGCTCCTGCCTGAACGTCGCGGTCGGCCTGGCGCGGCTCGGCGCGCCGACCGGCTTCATCGGCGGCATCTCGACCGACCTGTTCGGCACCATGATCGCGGCGCATGCGCAAGCCTCGGATGTCGACCTCGGTTACGCCACGCGCAGCCCCGACCAGACCACGCTCGCCTTCGTGCGCCATGTCGGCAGCGAGGCGCAATACGCGTTCTACGATGCCGAGACGGCCGCGCGAAAATGGTCGTTCCGGCCCGGCAGCATCCCCTTTGCCGCCATCGACGCCATTCATGTCGGCTCGACCACGCTCATCCACTATCAGGGTGCCCGTGAGACCCGGGCCATGATCGCGGCCTCCGACGGCGCGGTGACGATCTCGTTCGATCCGAACTGCCGGCCGAACCTCGTGACCGACAAGGCGGCTTACGTCTCCGACATGGACGCGTTTGCGGCGCGCGCCGACCTGATCAAGATGTCGGATGTCGACTTCGACTATCTGCATGGCCACGATGACTATCCCGCACGGGCCGCGGCGCTGCTGGCGCGCGGCACCAGCCTCGTCGTCGTCACCCGCGGCCCGAAGGGCGCGCTCGGCTGGCATGCGCAAGCCGGGGCGGTGGAGGTCGCGGTCCCCAACGTCGATGTGGTCGATACGATCGGCGCCGGCGATACTTTTCAGGCCGGGATGCTGTTCGCCTTGCGCAAGCTCGGACGGATCGGCCGGGACGGGCTCAAGCGCTTGAGCGCAGCCGAGCTGCGCAAGGTGCTGGCCTTCGCCGCCGCGTGTGCCGCGATCACTTGCACGCGCGAGGGAGCCGATCCGCCACGCTGGGCCGAGATGGCCGCAACCTGGGATCGCCTGGGCTGA